One window of Salminus brasiliensis chromosome 16, fSalBra1.hap2, whole genome shotgun sequence genomic DNA carries:
- the LOC140536602 gene encoding ubiquitin carboxyl-terminal hydrolase 32-like has translation MGAKESRIGFLSYDEAIKRVTDVELKRLRDAFRRTCGLSCYMSQQCFYKEVLGDMVPLNISEVIYSSFGGTLKGLHFNNLIVGLVLLTRGRDEEKARYIFSLFASESGSYATREDIEAMLQAVDGEVHPSLRKCFTEAEKVNYEKFKSWLLQNKDAFTFSRWLLSSGVCVTLTDDSDTPTFYQTLAGVTHLEESDIIDLEKRYWLLKAQSRTGRFDLETFIPLVSPPIHPSISEGLFHAFDENRDNHIDFKEISCGLSACCRGPLAERQKFCFKVFDVDRDGVLCQEEIHEMVDALLEVWRDNRTDSIPELESSVSDIVEDILRAHDTTKKGHLTLEDYQIWSVQSALAAEFLNLLFQVCHIVLGLRPATPEEEGQIIRGWLERESRHGLQPGDYWFLISTQWWQQWKDYVKYDSKVIVVEQPSVFAAGRSPTSSAGVEQSGQGESLTSSHSSSEEKFSDNISSASEASETISGSVLPSSSTATDICFSRQTESAETDSQSFLGADGNMAALRPGAIDNQPLVTSEPLKAPTLTMEGGLLRRSPSLHLGQDFEVVPEPVWRALYHWYGANLSLPRPVIRTRDLDNAELELFPRHLLFLRQQPPARTPQSNGWINMGNMPSPSAPLKRVLVYTGCFSRVGTIKDIHEYLSQRLRIKEEDMRLWLYINENYLTLLDDEDHSLEALKIPDEQYMVIEVRNKDMSWPEEMSFLANSSRINRYKVPTEKGASGLSNLGNTCFMNSSIQCVSNTKPLTEYFISGSHLYELNRTNPIGMRGHMAKCYGDLIQELWSGTQKSVAPLKLRWTIAKYAPRFDGFQQQDSQELLAFLLDGLHEDLNRVHDKPYVELKDSDGRPDWEVASEAWENHLRRNRSIVVDLFHGQLRSRVKCKTCGHVSARFDPFNFLSLPLPMDNSMHLEIIVIRLDGSTPVRYGLRLNVDEKYSGLKTLLSELCHLKPEQILLVEIHLSCIKNFPLDNQKVRRAVSGFLCAFEIPLPASSSTDSSPKEVGMEAISRVANGTSPSVSSGTSLRLDIIPKGMPNTVVLCSTDGSPANGVPNGHIMTPPTGPFTGYIIAIHRKMMRAELYFLSSQKNRPSLFGMPLIVPCTADTRSRDLYNTVWTQVSRLASPLPPQESSNHAQDCDDSLGYQYPFTLRVVQGDGNSCAWCPWYRFCRGCTIECNDDRAAVGNVCIAVDWDPTALHLRYQTSQERLVEEHVSVELSRRAQAEPISLDSCLRAFTTEEELGENELYYCSKCKTHRLATKKLDIWRLPPILIVHLKRFQFVNGRWIKSQKIVRFPRDNFDPSAFLTPREADHSQQGWRSCLGEELSEQEHGPNSGVGEPPSNSTFSSLKDSPGSGRLLSLSLSRGGSPTSSPKGDGRKQGQKQASRLDSRLQLSLSKESLDSGRESPLELEPCSTKPEAQTEAEATGLDSALGEDASRDFDNGTSVSELESNGCTEDSMDLEASQDQRERICLEPVYDLYAISCHSGILGGGHYVTYAKNSNDKWYCYNDSSCKEVNPEEIDTDSAYILFYEQQGVDYSLFMPKTDGKKMADTSSMDEDFETDYKKYCVLQ, from the exons ATGGGGGCCAAAGAATCAAGGATTGGTTTCCTCTCTTATGACGAGGCGATTAAGAGGG tgACTGATGTCGAGCTCAAACGGCTGAGGGATGCTTTCAGGAGGACATGTGGATTGTCCTGCTACATGAGTCAGCAATGCTTCTATAAGGAAGTGCTGGGGGACATGGTTCCTCTGAATATCTCAGAG GTAATCTACAGTTCATTTGGTGGCACATTGAAAGGCCTGCATTTCAACAACCTTATCGTTGGCTTAGTGCTGCTGACAAGAGGACGCGATGAAGAAAAGGCAAGAT atattttcagtCTTTTTGCCAGTGAATCCGGCAGCTATGCTACACGTGAAGACATTGAAGCCATGCTGCAAGCTGTGGATGGAGAAGTACATCCCTCCCTCAGGAAGTGCTTTACAGAG GCAGAGAAGGTAAATTATGAGAAGTTTAAGAGCTGGCTGCTCCAGAACAAGGATGCTTTCACTTTCTCCCGCTGGCTGTTGTCAAGCGGGGTGTGTGTGACCCTGACCGATGACAGCGACACACCCACCTTCTATCAGACCTTAGCTGGGGTCACACACT TAGAAGAATCAGACATCATTGACCTGGAGAAGCGGTACTGGTTACTGAAAGCTCAGTCAAGAACTGGGCGATTTGACTTGGAAACGTTTATCCCATTGGTTTCTCCTCCTATTCATCCGTCCATAAGTGAAG GTTTATTCCATGCGTTTGATGAGAACAGAGACAATCACATAGACTTTAAAGAGATCTCCTGTGGGTTGTCCGCATGCTGTAGAGGACCTTTGGCTGAGAGACAGAAGT TTTGTTTTAAGGTGTTTGATGTTGATCGTGATGGAGTTTTGTGTCAAGAAGAAATCCATGAAATGGTTGATGCGCTACTGGAGGTATGGAGGGACAATCGTACAGACTCCATCCCT GAGTTGGAATCAAGCGTGTCTGATATTGTTGAAGACATTCTGAGAGCACATGACACTACCAAG AAAGGCCATCTGACGCTTGAAGACTATCAGATATGGAGTGTGCAGAGTGCGCTTGCTGCAGAATTTCTCAACCTTCTCTTTCAG gtatGTCACATTGTTCTTGGACTGCGGCCTGCCACTCCAGAGGAGGAAGGGCAGATCATCAG GGGctggttagagagagagagccggcATGGTCTCCAGCCTGGAGACTACTGGTTCCTCATCTCCACACAGTGGTGGCAGCAGTGGAAGGATTATGTGAAATAT GACAGCAAGGTGATAGTGGTGGAACAGCCGTCAGTATTTGCTGCAGGCAGAAGTCCTACATCATCAGCTGGGGTGGAACAGAGTGGCCAGGGGGAGAGCTTGACCAGCTCACACTCTTCTTCTGAAGAGAAGTTCTCTGACAATATCTCCAGTGCATCCGAAGCATCAGAGACCATAAGTGGCA GTGTCCTCCCGTCTAGCTCGACTGCCACAGATATCTGCTTCTCTCGTCAAACTGAATCTGCAGAGACAGATAGTCAGAGCTTCCTGGGGGCAGATGGAAACATGGCGGCCCTCAGGCCCGGTGCTATAGACAACCAGCCGCTGGTTACCTCAGAGCCTCTCAAG GCCCCTACACTGACAATGGAAGGGGGTCTGTTGAGGCGCTCTCCCAGCCTGCATCTGGGCCAGGACTTTGAAGTAGTTCCTGAGCCAGTCTGGAGGGCTCTCTACCACTGGTATGGTGCAAACCTCAGCCTTCCACGGCCG GTGATCAGGACAAGAGATTTGGACAATGCAGAATTAGAACTCTTTCCCAGACACCTGCTCTTCCTGAGGCAGCAGCCTCCAGCCCGCACACCTCAGTCTAATGGCTGGATCAACATGG GTAACATGCCGTCTCCCAGTGCCCCTCTGAAGCGGGTGCTGGTCTACACTGGATGCTTCAGCAGAGTAGGCACTATAAAGGACATTCATGAGTACCTGTCTCAGAGACTACGGATAAAAGAAGAGGATATGAGACTGTGGCTCTACATCAATGAG AATTATTTGACCCTTCTTGACGATGAGGATCACTCACTGGAAGCCCTTAAAATCCCAGATGAACAGTATATGGTTATTGAAG TGCGCAACAAAGACATGAGCTGGCCAGAGGAGATGTCGTTCTTGGCCAACAGCAGCCGAATAAATAGATACAAAG TACCCACTGAGAAAGGAGCCTCGGGACTTAGTAACCTTGGCAACACATGCTTCATGAACTCTAGTATCCAGTGTGTGAGCAACACTAAGCCCCTCACTGAGTACTTCATTTCTGGGTCCCACCTTTATGAACTCAACAG AACTAATCCTATCGGGATGCGTGGTCACATGGCAAAATGCTACGGTGATTTGATCCAAGAACTGTGGAGTGGTACTCAGAAAAGTGTTGCTCCACTTAAACTCCGG TGGACTATAGCGAAGTATGCTCCACGTTTTGATGGATTCCAACAGCAAGACTCTCAAGAACTGCTGGCCTTTCTGTTAGATGGCCTTCATGAGGACCTGAATCGTGTCCATGACAAACCTTATGTGGAGCTGAAGGACAGTGATGGCAGACCTGATTGGGAAGTTGCATCTGAG GCTTGGGAAAATCATTTGAGAAGAAATCGTTCTATTGTGGTTGACCTTTTCCATGGTCAACTCAGGTCTCGGGTCAAGTGTAAAACTTGTGGGCATGTCAGTGCTCGCTTCGACCCATTTAACTTCCTCTCCCTTCCCTTGCCCATGGACAACTCAATGCACCTAGAGATCATAG TTATAAGGTTGGATGGCTCTACACCAGTGCGGTATGGACTCAGACTAAATGTGGACGAGAAATACTCTGGTCTCAAGACTCTGCTTAGTGAGCTGTGCCATCTGAAGCCGGAGCAGATCCTTCTGGTGGAGATCCATTTGTCCTGCATTAAG AATTTTCCATTAGATAATCAGAAAGTACGACGTGCAGTGAGTGGCTTcctgtgtgcatttgaaatCCCCCTGCCTGCATCCTCCTCAACCGATTCATCTCCGAAAGAAGTGGGCATGG AAGCCATTTCAAGGGTAGCAAATGGAACCAGCCCTTCAGTCTCCAGCGGTACATCCCTGAGGCTCGATATAATACCCAAAGGCATGCCAAATACTGTGGTACTCTGTAGTACAGATGGTAGCCCTGCCAACGGTGTCCCTAATGGCCATATTATGACACCCCCCACCGGGCCGTTCACTGGATACATTATTGCCATCCACCGGAAAATG ATGCGTGCCGAGTTATACTTCCTCTCCTCTCAGAAAAACCGGCCCAGTCTGTTTGGCATGCCACTGATTGTTCCCTGCACAGCAGATACACGTAGCCGAGACTTGTACAACACCGTGTGGACACAAGTGTCCCGGCTAGCCAGTCCTTTACCCCCTCAGGAGTCAAGCAACCATGCCCAAGACTG TGATGACAGTCTGGGCTACCAGTATCCATTCACCCTGCGTGTAGTTCAGGGAGATGGGAACTCTTGTGCATGGTGTCCATGGTACAG GTTCTGCAGAGGTTGTACCATAGAGTGTAATGACGACAGGGCAGCAGTAGGCAATGTTTGTATAGCAGTGGATTGGGACCCTACTGCCTTGCACCTTCGCTACCAGACATCTCAAGAGAGG CTGGTGGAGGAGCATGTGAGTGTGGAACTGAGTCGCCGTGCACAAGCAGAACCTATCAGTCTGGACAGTTGTCTGAGGGCCTTTACCACTGAGGAAGAGCTAGGGGAAAACGAACTGTACTACTGCTCCAAGTGCAAGACCCACCGCCTGGCCACTAAGAAGCTGGACATCTGGAGACTTCCACCAATACTG ATTGTACATTTGAAGCGGTTCCAGTTTGTCAACGGACGCTGGATTAAATCTCAGAAAATCGTGCGGTTTCCCAGGGATAACTTTGATCCCAGTGCATTTTTGACCCCTCGGGAAGCAGACCACAGCCAGCAGGGGTGGAGAAGCTGTTTGGGAGAGGAGCTGTCGGAACAGGAACATGGGCCAAACTCTGGAGTAGGAGAGCCACCCTCAAACTCCACATTCAGTAGCTTGAAAG ATTCTCCAGGTTCTGGGAGGTTGTTGTCTTTATCCCTGAGCAGAGGCGGCAGCCCCACTAGCAGCCCCAAAGGTGATGGTCGGAAGCAGGGACAGAAGCAGGCGTCCCGTCTGGATTCCAGGCTACAGCTGTCCCTCAGTAAAGAAAGCTTGGACAGTGGCAGGGAAAGCCCTCTGGAGCTGGAGCCCTGCAGTACTAAGCCTGAGGCGCAGACTGAGGCTGAAGCCACGGGCCTGGACTCGGCACTGGGTGAGGACGCGAGCAGAGACTTTGACAATGGCACATCTGTTTCGGAACTGGAGAGCAACGGCTGCACTGAAGACAGCATGGACCTGGAGGCCTCACAGGACCAAAGAGAAAGGATCTGCCTGGAGCCAGTCTATGACCTGTATGCAATATCA TGTCACTCAGGGATACTTGGAGGAGGCCATTATGTCACATATGCCAAAAACTCCAATGACAAATGGTACTGTTATAATGACAGCAGCTGCAAG GAGGTGAATCCAGAGGAGATTGACACAGACTCGGCGTACATCCTCTTCTACGAGCAGCAGGGAGTGGATTACTCTCTGTTCATGCCAAAGACTGATGGAAAAAAGATGGCTGACACCAGCAGCATGGATGAGGATTTTGAAACTGACTACAAGAAGTACTGCGTTCTTCAGTGA